The sequence CTTCCAGTGGATCCTCGCCCAGGGCGGCACGGCAGTGCAGGTGGTGCCCGATGCGCAGAAGTTCTTCCAGGGCGTGATCATGCTGCTACTCGGGTTCGGCATCGGATTCGAGCTCCCGATCGTGGTGTTCTACCTCGTCATCTTCAACATAGTGCCGTACGCGAAGCTTCGCGAGCAGTGGCGTTTGGTCTACGTCTCACTGATGTTCGTCGCGTCGGCCGCGACGCCTGATTGGTCGCCGTGGACGATGGGCGGACTGTACGGGGCACTCGTGCTCTTGTACGAGGGCAGCATGCTGTTGGCACGAGTGACGCTTCGCAAGCGTATCGCCGCGCAGAAGGCCGAGGAGATGGCTCTCGGCATCGCCGACGACGCATAGCCTCGGCAGCACACCGGCGCAAGGACCGACATGCATGAGATGGGCATCACGCAAAGCATCCTCGCCGCTTCTTTCGACGCGGCCACCGATGCGGGCGCGACGAGAATCACCGAGATACGGATCAGTGTCGGCGACCTCACTGAGACGGTGGACTTCGCGCTGAACTTCGCATTCGAGGCGCTGACGCCTGACACGATGGCCGAGGGCGCGGTTCTTGTGATCAACAAGGTGCCGGCCAAGTCGCGCTGTCTGGTGTGCGGAACCGAGTACGAGCATGACCGCTTTCAGATGGTGTGCCCCGAGTGTGGCAGCATGGCAGTGGAGCTTCTGCAGGGGCGCGAACTGCAGATCGACAGCATCGAGGCGGACAACGGCGAGGACGAAGCGGCCGCACCCCCCGAAGACACGACTGCACCGACAGATACCGCGAAGGAGTAACCGTGGAGATCGATCTCTCTAGGCCCATCCTCGACCTCAACGAGCGCCTGGCAGCAGAGAACAGAACGCTGCTCGATAGCCATGGCGTCTTCGTGCTCGACCTGATGGCCTCACCGGGTGCCGGCAAGACCTCGACGATTCTGGCCACGATCGCCGCGCTGCGTGACCGTTACCGCATCGCCGTCATCGAAGGCGATATCGCGTCCAAAGTCGACGCCGAGAAGGTCAAGGCGCACGGCATCCCGGCGGTGCAGATCAACACCGGCGGTGCGTGCCACCTTGAGAGCGACATGATCAAGCGCGCGATCGAGGCGCTGCCGCTTGAGGAACTCGACCTCATCATCATCGAGAACGTGGGCAACCTCGTATGCCCCACCGACTTCTACCTCGGCGAGAACGCAAAGGTCATGATTCTGTCGGTGCCCGAGGGACACGACAAGCCCTACAAGTACCCCGGCATCTTCCAGATCTCGGAGGCCGTCATCTTGAACAAGGTCGACACCATGCCGGTGTTCGACTTCAACGAGGAGGAGTTCAACGGCGAGGTCCATACCTTGAACCCCAAGGCGCCGATCTTCCGCATCGCCGCGACAAAGGGCGAGGGCGTGGCCGAGTGGGCCGAGTGGCTCGCCGAGCGCATCGAGGCGGCCAAGGCCGCCGTCGCCGAGAAGCGCGCCGGAGCCGCCGAGTGATCTCGCGCGACGAAGCCTTCGCGCTGGTCTCGGAGAGGATCCCCCAGGCCAATCTGGTCAACCACTGCGTGGCGACCGAGATCATCATGGAAGCCCTCGCGGCCCATCTCGGGTGCTCGGACGATGACGTCGCTCGCTGGGGTCTCGCGGGCCTGCTCCACGATCTCGACTACGCTGAGACCGCCGATGACCCTGTCAACCACGGGCTCGTGTCCGCACAGCTCCTGGCAGGGCTCGTCGACGACGAGATGATGCACGCGATTCTCGGCCATGCGGACAAGGCCACGCGAGAGACGCTCATGGACCACGCTCTGTGGTGTGCCGACCCGACGACCGGATTCATCGTGGCGGCGGCCCTCGTGCGGCCCGACCGCGATCTGGACAACGTCGAGCTCAAGAGCCTCAAGAAGCGCTGGAAGGAAGGCGCGTTCGCGAAGGGCGCCTCCCGCGAGCAGATGGCCGGGTGCGAGCTTCTCGGCATGGAACGCGATGACTTCCTCGCGCTCGCCTTGACCGCGATGAAGGCGCGAAAGGCCGAGATCGGGCTGTAGTATCACGCCCGGTCGGCGAGCCTGCCGCGCGTCGGATTCTCGAGTCCCGATTCAGCTTCCGTTTGGGTTCCTGTCAGCCCCGCGTACTAAATAGGGGTTGACGCACCTGTGTATACTCGGCTGCAAATCGCCTTGTTTTGGGGAAGGACGTCGTCTTGAAGCTGATCGTCACCGAGAAGAACATCGCCGCCAAGAAGCTCGCGGAGATCCTCGCAGTGGGCAAGCCGACGACCGACAAGGTCTACAACACGCCTGTCTACAAGTTCCGTCGTGATGGCGAGGACTGGATCTCAATCGGGCTCAAGGGCCACATCCTCGGCGTCGACTTCCCCTTGCAGCTCATCTTCGGAAACTCCGGTTGGAACGCCGTGTGGGCTGATGACACGAGCGAACCGGCCACGATCCCCTCGTCGCTTCGTACGCCGCCGTGGGACGTCAAGCGCAAGCCCTTCACCGTCGACGGCGTCGACCTCAAGACGTGGAAGATCCCTTCACTGCCGTATCTGGTGTGGGCGCCTGTGGGCAAGACGCCCGCCGAGCGAGAGCTCATTCGCTCCCTCAAGAGCGTGGCCAAGAAGGCCGAGGAGATCGTGATCGCGACCGACTTCGACCGCGAGGGAGAGCTCATCGGCAGCGACGCCGCCGGTCTCGTGCGCGAGGTCAATCCCAAGGCCCCCATCCACCGCGCGCGGTTCT is a genomic window of Coriobacteriia bacterium containing:
- the hypA gene encoding hydrogenase maturation nickel metallochaperone HypA, whose amino-acid sequence is MHEMGITQSILAASFDAATDAGATRITEIRISVGDLTETVDFALNFAFEALTPDTMAEGAVLVINKVPAKSRCLVCGTEYEHDRFQMVCPECGSMAVELLQGRELQIDSIEADNGEDEAAAPPEDTTAPTDTAKE
- the hypB gene encoding hydrogenase nickel incorporation protein HypB; this translates as MEIDLSRPILDLNERLAAENRTLLDSHGVFVLDLMASPGAGKTSTILATIAALRDRYRIAVIEGDIASKVDAEKVKAHGIPAVQINTGGACHLESDMIKRAIEALPLEELDLIIIENVGNLVCPTDFYLGENAKVMILSVPEGHDKPYKYPGIFQISEAVILNKVDTMPVFDFNEEEFNGEVHTLNPKAPIFRIAATKGEGVAEWAEWLAERIEAAKAAVAEKRAGAAE
- a CDS encoding HDIG domain-containing protein; the protein is MISRDEAFALVSERIPQANLVNHCVATEIIMEALAAHLGCSDDDVARWGLAGLLHDLDYAETADDPVNHGLVSAQLLAGLVDDEMMHAILGHADKATRETLMDHALWCADPTTGFIVAAALVRPDRDLDNVELKSLKKRWKEGAFAKGASREQMAGCELLGMERDDFLALALTAMKARKAEIGL